The following coding sequences lie in one Sorex araneus isolate mSorAra2 chromosome 4, mSorAra2.pri, whole genome shotgun sequence genomic window:
- the TSTD3 gene encoding thiosulfate sulfurtransferase/rhodanese-like domain-containing protein 3, producing MVPLQRLLDGARRLVRRSAEEAAPWGVKSVKGSYHNFCTAPSKDITYKELKNLLNSKKVILIDVRGAQEILEHGKIPGSVNIPLDEVDEALQMDPEDFKERYKEAKPLKSDRVVFSCLAGLRSKKALGTAISLGFDSAQHYPGGWKEWKEYEFPDRKQRK from the exons ATGGTGCCGCTCCAGCGACTGCTCGACGGCGCGCGCCGGCTGGTCCGCAGGTCGGCGGAGGAGGCTGCGCCCTGGG GGGTGAAGTCAGTCAAGGGAAGCTACCATAATTTTTGTACTGCTCCATCTAAAGATATCACTTATAAGGAACTTAAAAACCTGTTGAATTCCAAAAAAGTTATCTTAATTGATGTTAGAGGAGCACAGGAAATTCTTGAGCATGGAAAAATTCCTGGATCTGTCAACATACCAT TGGATGAGGTAGATGAAGCTCTACAGATGGACCcagaagacttcaaagagaggtACAAGGAAGCAAAGCCACTTAAATCTGATAGAGTGGTGTTTTCTTGTTTGGCCGGATTGAGAAGCAAGAAGGCTTTGGGTACAGCAATATCTCTGGGATTTGACAG TGCTCAACACTATCCTGGAGGATGGAAGGAATGGAAGGAATATGAATTTCCAgataggaaacaaagaaaatga